A genomic window from Anthocerotibacter panamensis C109 includes:
- a CDS encoding BrnT family toxin: MGFEWDESNDDKKLLKVVVLDEDVAQVFTTPESVNKVLRALIKTMPHTKNGGTA, encoded by the coding sequence ATGGGGTTTGAGTGGGATGAGTCAAATGATGACAAAAAACTTTTAAAAGTTGTGGTTTTAGATGAGGATGTCGCTCAAGTTTTTACAACACCAGAATCAGTCAATAAGGTGCTGAGGGCATTAATTAAGACGATGCCACACACAAAAAATGGTGGGACAGCCTAA
- the nrdJ gene encoding ribonucleoside-triphosphate reductase, adenosylcobalamin-dependent encodes MIKNLERVRSTFPETAPCANPVFFRTYSRRAARRETWDEVCARVLEGLSTLGNFTAEEKALIDRMQRSLKSLPSGRWLWVGGSGWIENPDNFSGAYNCTSTNVVDWRALGLMMDLAMMGCGTGAILEPKYIEQLPVIRNLLQLRMGGVLGATPAPLRHEYTRVTVEGNQVLIQVGDSRQGWVHSYQTLLELSSDERFTGPVTITIDLSNVRPTGETLKGFGGVANPVKLPALYDRCSAILNRALGRKLNSIECCLLIDEAASTVVAGNIRRSAGMRQFNSNDTLAATAKDNLWVQDTEGNWRVDSERDALRMANHTRVYHQKPTEQECIDAVRKQYYSGEGAIQWAGEAIARANCDLVSTQELKVSFLRAFVEGTSEAWLLERDPSIDSSELNHRLGRYGLNPCGEIIGANFHCNLAEIHLNQINPYDEQAQEDAFAAGGLSVAALLNHRFQEPRYQYSRSIDPIVGVSFTGLFDFFVQAFGVEWLRWWEAGRPETSEGLAFKKREREYLSRWRDTVNRVVWDYCDRHGLRRPNRCTTVQPAGTKSLLTGASPGWHPPKAQRYIRRITFAKNDPVAMACIDFGYAVVPSQSDKDENGKLLDDPFDPRCTEWLVEIPVEVPWANLPGADIIAIEKFSALAQMDFYMNVQTAYTTHNTSATIELREDEIEELGKRIYTSIQNDEGYMSAALLARFDAPFPRLPFEKIDKTTFERLCRDVLSRKVTDDFATAVMNYDMGLMTTEGPAGCDAMGCLLPEKKKE; translated from the coding sequence GTGATAAAAAACCTGGAGCGGGTGCGTAGTACATTCCCTGAGACGGCTCCCTGTGCCAATCCTGTCTTCTTCAGGACCTACAGCCGTCGGGCAGCGCGGCGCGAGACCTGGGATGAAGTCTGTGCACGGGTGCTAGAAGGTCTGAGTACCCTGGGCAATTTCACCGCCGAAGAGAAGGCGTTGATTGACCGGATGCAGCGCTCACTCAAGTCTTTGCCCTCGGGTCGGTGGTTGTGGGTCGGAGGCAGTGGCTGGATTGAGAATCCTGATAATTTCTCAGGAGCCTACAATTGCACCAGCACCAATGTCGTTGACTGGCGTGCCCTCGGTCTGATGATGGACCTTGCGATGATGGGCTGCGGCACCGGAGCCATCCTCGAGCCCAAATATATCGAACAACTGCCGGTCATTCGCAACCTTCTTCAGCTCCGTATGGGCGGGGTGCTCGGGGCTACTCCCGCCCCTTTGCGCCACGAATACACCCGCGTTACGGTCGAGGGCAATCAGGTCTTGATCCAAGTTGGAGACTCCCGCCAAGGTTGGGTGCATTCCTATCAGACCCTCTTGGAACTGTCGAGTGATGAACGCTTTACCGGTCCAGTGACCATCACGATAGACCTCAGCAATGTGCGTCCTACCGGCGAAACGCTCAAGGGCTTTGGAGGCGTCGCCAATCCTGTTAAATTACCAGCACTTTATGACCGTTGCTCAGCTATTCTCAATCGGGCATTAGGTCGCAAACTCAACTCAATTGAATGCTGTTTGTTAATTGATGAAGCGGCTTCTACCGTTGTAGCGGGGAACATTCGCAGATCCGCAGGTATGCGGCAATTCAACAGCAATGACACGCTAGCGGCAACGGCTAAAGATAATCTTTGGGTACAGGATACTGAAGGAAACTGGCGGGTTGATTCAGAGCGTGATGCTCTGCGCATGGCAAACCATACCCGAGTTTATCATCAAAAACCTACAGAGCAAGAATGTATCGATGCTGTGCGCAAACAATACTATTCTGGAGAAGGTGCTATTCAATGGGCTGGAGAAGCCATTGCTCGCGCCAATTGTGACTTAGTTTCGACCCAGGAACTCAAAGTCTCTTTCTTACGGGCATTTGTAGAAGGAACATCTGAAGCATGGCTCTTGGAAAGAGATCCAAGCATTGATTCTAGTGAGTTAAACCATCGTTTAGGACGCTATGGCCTAAATCCTTGTGGAGAAATTATTGGCGCGAATTTCCATTGCAATTTGGCCGAGATCCACCTCAATCAAATCAATCCTTACGACGAGCAGGCCCAAGAAGATGCCTTTGCAGCGGGGGGGCTGTCGGTGGCGGCCCTCTTGAACCATCGCTTCCAGGAACCGCGCTACCAGTACTCTCGCTCCATTGACCCGATTGTGGGTGTTTCTTTTACCGGGCTCTTTGACTTTTTTGTACAGGCGTTCGGGGTGGAGTGGCTGCGCTGGTGGGAAGCCGGACGGCCTGAGACCAGCGAAGGACTAGCCTTCAAGAAGCGTGAGCGGGAATACCTCAGCCGCTGGCGGGATACCGTCAACCGTGTGGTCTGGGACTACTGCGACCGCCATGGTCTCCGACGGCCCAACCGCTGTACCACCGTGCAACCGGCAGGAACCAAGAGCCTCCTGACGGGAGCCTCACCGGGCTGGCATCCGCCCAAAGCCCAACGTTATATCCGCCGCATCACCTTTGCTAAAAATGACCCGGTAGCTATGGCCTGTATAGACTTTGGTTACGCAGTGGTACCTTCTCAGTCGGACAAAGATGAGAATGGTAAACTCCTAGATGATCCGTTTGACCCGCGTTGTACCGAATGGCTGGTGGAGATCCCCGTCGAAGTACCTTGGGCTAATTTGCCAGGAGCGGATATTATCGCTATTGAGAAATTCAGTGCCCTCGCCCAAATGGACTTTTATATGAATGTCCAGACGGCTTACACCACCCACAATACCTCTGCCACCATTGAGTTGCGTGAGGATGAAATCGAGGAGTTGGGCAAGCGTATCTACACGTCCATCCAAAACGATGAAGGCTATATGAGCGCTGCACTCCTCGCCCGCTTTGATGCTCCTTTCCCGCGCCTGCCCTTCGAGAAGATCGATAAAACAACTTTTGAGCGCCTCTGCCGAGACGTCTTAAGCCGGAAGGTGACCGACGACTTTGCCACAGCGGTCATGAACTACGACATGGGCTTGATGACCACGGAAGGTCCGGCGGGATGTGATGCGATGGGCTGTCTCCTCCCCGAGAAAAAGAAGGAGTAG
- a CDS encoding WecB/TagA/CpsF family glycosyltransferase, translated as MTAPLPQSSVLGLPVHLSTDYVPWLVQQIALGTQIHVVTLNAEMAMLALQEKELYEVIHQAGLVIPDGAGVVWALGLKGERVGRCPGIELVENLLPRLDPGTKIYLLGAGPGVAEQVARQWQARFPNLALVEARDGYFTAADEPQILSQLQCLQPGLVLVGLGVPKQEYLIHRWQEHLPHTVWVGVGGSFDVWSGTKERAPEWFRRNSLEWLYRLYQEPYRWRRMLALPRFALQVLRQGIIS; from the coding sequence ATGACTGCGCCTTTGCCCCAGAGTAGTGTCCTGGGCCTACCCGTCCATCTATCTACAGACTATGTCCCCTGGCTGGTCCAACAGATTGCGCTCGGCACACAGATCCATGTGGTGACGCTCAATGCGGAGATGGCGATGCTGGCGCTCCAAGAAAAAGAACTCTATGAGGTCATTCACCAAGCTGGATTGGTGATCCCCGATGGAGCAGGGGTCGTGTGGGCTCTTGGGCTTAAGGGAGAACGTGTTGGTCGCTGTCCGGGGATCGAGTTGGTTGAAAATCTGCTTCCACGCTTGGACCCCGGTACCAAAATCTATCTGCTTGGAGCAGGACCGGGTGTAGCCGAACAGGTCGCCCGACAGTGGCAGGCTCGTTTCCCAAACCTAGCTCTGGTCGAGGCGCGAGACGGCTATTTCACCGCCGCCGATGAACCGCAGATCCTCAGCCAACTCCAGTGCCTCCAGCCCGGACTTGTTCTGGTTGGTTTGGGCGTGCCTAAGCAGGAATATCTCATTCACCGCTGGCAAGAGCATCTGCCCCACACGGTCTGGGTCGGAGTAGGAGGCAGTTTTGATGTTTGGTCTGGGACCAAAGAACGCGCCCCAGAGTGGTTTCGCCGCAACTCCCTAGAATGGCTCTACCGCCTATACCAGGAACCCTATCGCTGGCGGCGCATGTTGGCTCTGCCCCGATTTGCCCTTCAGGTTTTACGCCAAGGAATCATCAGCTAA
- the ftsE gene encoding cell division ATP-binding protein FtsE: MCSLLPKSTPAPLDPDAPLIRLEQVHKVYPNGAIGLDGFSLSVTQGDFLWVSGVSGSGKSTFLKLLYGAERPTSGEVWVNRQPVAHLNAHRLAALRRCMGVVFQDYKLLPRRTVCENITFVLRALGYTRHDIHRRLLSTLKIVGLEHKADCFPEQLSGGEQQRVAIARAIVHTPVLLLADESTGNLDPANTQIVLEILDELHKAGVTIVVTTHDQTLLSQTGHPIVTLDKGRLVEQP; this comes from the coding sequence ATGTGCAGCCTACTCCCCAAATCCACCCCCGCTCCTTTGGACCCCGATGCTCCCCTCATTCGTCTGGAGCAGGTCCATAAAGTCTATCCCAATGGTGCAATCGGCCTGGATGGATTCAGCCTCTCGGTCACACAGGGGGATTTCCTGTGGGTCTCCGGCGTCTCCGGGTCGGGCAAGTCTACCTTCCTCAAGCTCCTCTATGGAGCAGAGCGGCCTACCTCTGGGGAAGTCTGGGTGAACCGTCAGCCCGTCGCCCACCTCAACGCCCACCGCTTGGCGGCGCTGCGCCGTTGTATGGGCGTGGTCTTTCAGGACTATAAGCTCTTGCCGAGACGCACGGTCTGCGAAAACATTACGTTTGTGCTCAGGGCTTTGGGCTACACGCGCCACGATATCCACCGCCGCCTCTTATCCACCTTAAAAATTGTCGGACTCGAACACAAAGCTGACTGCTTCCCGGAACAGCTCTCCGGCGGGGAGCAGCAGCGGGTTGCCATTGCTCGCGCCATCGTGCACACCCCTGTCCTGTTGTTGGCTGATGAGTCTACCGGCAACCTCGACCCAGCCAATACCCAAATCGTTCTGGAGATTTTGGACGAACTCCATAAGGCTGGGGTAACCATCGTCGTCACCACCCATGACCAAACCCTCCTGAGCCAGACCGGACACCCGATAGTCACGCTGGATAAAGGGCGGCTGGTAGAGCAGCCTTAG
- a CDS encoding methyltransferase domain-containing protein has protein sequence MKPRKVEATLHHCDNMERVLAEVARLVRPNGILIALWDKL, from the coding sequence GTGAAACCCCGAAAAGTTGAGGCAACCCTGCATCATTGCGATAATATGGAGCGCGTTTTAGCTGAAGTAGCCCGACTGGTGCGACCCAATGGAATATTAATAGCGCTCTGGGATAAACTCTGA
- a CDS encoding GntR family transcriptional regulator yields MVRFRVNAESPVPPSAQLYEQLSFAIASRQFPPGARLPSVRQLSMETGLHRNTISKVYNQLVDAGMVQARAGSGVYVLDSQHLGEVATIQHLIRRTLDTALSQGYTLQQVHEALELELDRRMRSSARILATSGDTGALALIVQELQVALGVTVQGIPLKELKQQVTPATTGLIVTQRYDLSEVRRVLEGYGGELIPLDIHTYQNEIKLVEKLPAGNTLGLVSISPGILRIAEIFVQSLRGQHLLVLTAQLDDEYALNAVLKMANLIITDETSYQRVAAQVKNLDRTRPVKLHCAENYVARESINTLRRYLYATS; encoded by the coding sequence ATGGTTCGCTTTCGGGTTAATGCAGAAAGCCCGGTTCCGCCTTCAGCCCAGTTGTATGAACAGTTGTCTTTTGCAATTGCCTCACGGCAATTTCCTCCGGGAGCCAGACTCCCCAGCGTTCGCCAACTTTCTATGGAGACGGGGCTACACCGCAACACGATCAGCAAAGTCTACAATCAACTGGTGGATGCAGGAATGGTCCAGGCCCGAGCGGGTTCTGGAGTCTATGTTCTAGACAGTCAACATCTGGGCGAAGTGGCGACCATTCAGCATCTGATCCGCCGCACGCTCGACACAGCCCTCTCTCAAGGCTACACCCTCCAGCAGGTACACGAAGCTCTGGAGCTTGAACTTGACCGTCGGATGCGCAGCAGTGCCCGTATCCTAGCCACCAGTGGTGACACGGGCGCTTTGGCGCTGATTGTGCAGGAATTGCAGGTAGCCCTTGGGGTTACCGTGCAGGGAATTCCGCTCAAGGAACTGAAGCAACAGGTTACCCCTGCCACCACAGGATTGATCGTAACGCAACGCTATGACCTCAGCGAGGTGCGCCGGGTCCTTGAGGGTTATGGGGGGGAGCTTATCCCGCTGGATATTCACACTTATCAAAATGAAATCAAACTGGTGGAAAAGCTTCCTGCTGGGAATACGCTGGGTTTGGTGAGCATCAGCCCTGGGATTCTACGCATCGCGGAGATCTTCGTCCAAAGCCTCAGGGGTCAGCACCTATTAGTACTCACGGCCCAACTTGATGACGAGTATGCCCTCAACGCTGTCCTCAAGATGGCGAACCTCATCATCACGGACGAGACGAGCTATCAACGCGTTGCCGCTCAGGTCAAAAATCTTGACCGCACACGCCCGGTCAAACTACATTGCGCCGAGAACTACGTCGCCCGTGAATCTATCAACACGCTACGCCGCTATCTGTACGCCACAAGTTGA
- a CDS encoding DMT family protein: protein MTTVLLLIASNVFMTFAWYGHLKFTQVDLWKVVVISWLIAFFEYCLQVPANRLGYGLFTAFQLKIIQEVITLLIFTLFSITYLREPPAWNHIVAFALILGAVYFAFLPGAKPT, encoded by the coding sequence ATGACCACGGTTTTATTGCTTATTGCTAGCAATGTGTTTATGACCTTCGCTTGGTACGGGCACCTGAAATTTACCCAGGTTGACCTCTGGAAAGTGGTGGTTATCAGTTGGTTGATTGCCTTCTTTGAATACTGTCTTCAGGTCCCGGCTAACCGTCTGGGTTATGGCCTTTTTACTGCCTTTCAACTAAAGATTATTCAAGAGGTAATTACGCTACTTATCTTCACTCTTTTTTCGATCACCTATTTACGTGAACCCCCAGCCTGGAACCATATCGTTGCCTTTGCCCTCATCTTGGGCGCTGTGTACTTTGCCTTCTTGCCAGGAGCAAAGCCCACTTAG
- a CDS encoding alpha/beta fold hydrolase, with translation MTVVTKQLTYWKWRDYHVHYRQEGTQGTPILLVHGFGASADHWRYNLPVLAQYHRVWAIDLLGFGRSAKPDIPYDGDLWRDQLRDFCRTVIQEPVVVVGNSLGGYAALCLASDHPELAQGLVLVNSAGPFEDPAPKSDPGLKDWFGAAILGLLRQSWASDLLFEFVRSPYWIRRTLLQVYKDPRNVNEELVQDIYRPSCDPGAARVFARVFSSPQGRNLTVLFQKLQLPLLLLWGDLDPWMTPRRATQICEAYPKAQLIRLQAGHCPHDECPQPFNSELLKWMGTLL, from the coding sequence ATGACCGTGGTGACGAAGCAACTTACCTACTGGAAATGGCGCGATTACCACGTCCACTACCGCCAAGAAGGCACTCAGGGGACGCCGATACTCCTGGTTCATGGGTTTGGAGCTTCTGCGGACCACTGGCGCTATAACCTCCCGGTCCTCGCTCAGTACCACCGCGTGTGGGCGATTGACCTGTTGGGTTTTGGGCGGTCAGCCAAGCCTGACATCCCCTATGACGGAGACCTCTGGCGCGACCAGTTGCGGGATTTTTGCCGCACCGTTATCCAGGAGCCTGTAGTGGTGGTAGGTAATTCCCTGGGAGGCTATGCTGCTTTATGTCTGGCCTCGGACCACCCGGAACTCGCGCAGGGGTTGGTCCTTGTCAACAGTGCTGGTCCCTTTGAAGACCCTGCGCCCAAATCTGACCCAGGGCTGAAAGACTGGTTCGGAGCAGCTATCTTGGGTCTGTTGCGGCAATCATGGGCCAGCGACCTGTTGTTTGAGTTTGTCCGCTCTCCCTATTGGATTCGCCGCACGTTGTTGCAGGTTTACAAAGACCCGCGCAATGTCAATGAGGAATTGGTCCAGGATATCTATCGCCCCTCCTGCGATCCCGGAGCCGCCAGGGTGTTTGCTCGGGTCTTTAGCTCGCCCCAAGGCCGCAACCTCACTGTTCTTTTCCAAAAGCTCCAGCTCCCACTTTTACTCCTGTGGGGAGACCTCGATCCTTGGATGACCCCGCGACGGGCCACCCAGATCTGTGAAGCTTACCCCAAGGCGCAACTGATCCGCCTCCAGGCTGGACACTGCCCCCACGACGAGTGCCCACAGCCCTTTAATTCGGAACTACTGAAGTGGATGGGTACCCTTCTTTAA
- the iscX gene encoding Fe-S cluster assembly protein IscX, with translation MKLTWRDYEDIALALLERYPDREPLSVRFTDLHRWVTELPDFEDDPQKSNEGILEAIQMAWHEEYEDM, from the coding sequence ATGAAACTCACTTGGCGCGACTACGAAGATATAGCTCTAGCCCTCTTGGAGCGCTATCCTGACCGTGAACCTCTCAGTGTTCGCTTCACCGACTTACACCGTTGGGTCACGGAATTGCCTGACTTTGAAGACGACCCGCAGAAATCTAACGAGGGCATCCTAGAAGCGATTCAAATGGCGTGGCACGAGGAATACGAGGATATGTAG
- a CDS encoding glutamate decarboxylase yields MALHQIKNLDEYARTEELFADQELLYTLPKYQMPAEGSAPREVRRAVLDELMIDGNSRLNLATFCQTYNEEEVRDIMLETLDKNIIDKDEYPQTSEIENRCVHIMADLWNSPKAANTIGCSTTGSSEAAMLGGMALKWRWREKMRAQGKPTDKPNLIFGAVQVCWHKFTRYWDIEERQIPIEGNRFTMNAEEVLKRCDENTIGVIPTLGLTFTGEYEPIQEISDALDQFEKETGLNIPIHVDAASGGFIAPFLAPDLLWDFRLPRVKSINASGHKFGLAPLGVGWIIWRDRNDLSEDLVFKVNYLGGTMDTFAINFSRPGGQVITQYYNFLRLGKEGYRRVQQTSMNVCRYLADEIHKLGPFEILTQGDNGIPLLCWTLKELTNFTLFDFSYRLRNSGWQVPAYGMPAKRQDLVVQRIVCRFGLTRDIASLLIDEMKRALDYFKQQPVHTKIAPTGFIGGFNHL; encoded by the coding sequence ATGGCACTTCACCAGATCAAGAATCTTGATGAGTACGCGAGGACAGAAGAATTATTCGCAGACCAAGAACTTTTGTATACCCTACCCAAATACCAGATGCCTGCTGAGGGCAGTGCTCCACGCGAAGTTCGCCGCGCTGTCCTCGATGAACTGATGATCGATGGTAATTCACGGCTCAACCTTGCAACCTTCTGTCAGACCTATAACGAGGAAGAAGTCCGCGATATCATGCTTGAGACTCTTGACAAAAATATCATTGATAAAGATGAGTATCCCCAAACTTCGGAAATTGAGAATCGCTGTGTCCATATCATGGCCGATCTCTGGAACTCACCCAAAGCTGCCAACACTATTGGCTGCTCGACTACAGGATCTAGCGAGGCTGCGATGTTGGGTGGTATGGCGCTCAAATGGCGATGGCGTGAGAAGATGCGCGCTCAGGGAAAGCCTACGGATAAACCTAATCTGATCTTCGGTGCCGTTCAGGTTTGTTGGCATAAATTTACTCGCTATTGGGATATCGAGGAACGCCAAATACCCATCGAAGGCAATCGTTTTACTATGAATGCTGAGGAAGTCCTCAAGCGTTGTGATGAGAATACGATTGGCGTGATACCTACCTTGGGCTTAACCTTTACGGGTGAATACGAACCCATTCAGGAAATTAGCGATGCCTTAGACCAGTTTGAGAAGGAAACGGGTCTCAATATTCCTATCCATGTCGATGCTGCTAGCGGCGGATTTATTGCTCCTTTTCTAGCACCAGATCTCCTCTGGGACTTCCGGCTACCTAGGGTCAAATCCATCAATGCTTCTGGACATAAGTTTGGCCTTGCTCCTCTAGGAGTCGGTTGGATCATCTGGCGTGACAGAAATGATCTTTCTGAAGATCTGGTCTTCAAAGTGAACTATTTGGGCGGTACTATGGATACTTTTGCGATTAACTTTTCTCGACCGGGGGGTCAGGTTATCACCCAGTACTACAACTTCCTACGGCTGGGGAAAGAGGGCTATCGGAGGGTTCAGCAGACCTCCATGAATGTGTGTCGTTATCTGGCTGATGAGATCCATAAGCTGGGACCCTTTGAGATCCTCACCCAAGGAGATAACGGCATCCCGCTCCTGTGCTGGACGTTAAAAGAGTTGACCAATTTTACGCTGTTTGATTTCTCCTATCGACTACGCAACAGTGGTTGGCAGGTTCCAGCCTATGGGATGCCTGCCAAGCGACAGGACTTGGTGGTTCAGCGGATCGTCTGTCGCTTTGGCCTCACCCGAGACATCGCCAGCCTGTTAATTGACGAGATGAAGCGTGCCCTGGATTACTTCAAACAGCAGCCTGTACACACCAAGATCGCCCCTACTGGATTTATAGGAGGCTTCAATCACCTCTAG
- the recF gene encoding DNA replication/repair protein RecF (All proteins in this family for which functions are known are DNA-binding proteins that assist the filamentation of RecA onto DNA for the initiation of recombination or recombinational repair.): protein MFVHALQLTQFRNYTSQTIAITAPKLILVGDNAQGKSNFLEALQLLATGRSSRANRDRELIQQGAEQARIIAQIERREGTVELELILRATGQRTARLNGVTQPRVGSLIGQVNTVFFSSLDLDLVRGGPQERRAWIDGILVQLEPVYAQLSEHYQQVLHQRNALLKHHRLAPVPPDQLSLWDEQLARAGTRLIRRRRRLLERLAPLADHWQAVISGGNEHLTLHYRSRVPAPNDDPEQIEQAFLEQIAQKKPVELYQGASLVGPHRDEVEFLFGETPARLYGSQGQQRTLVLALKLAELHLIEQVIAQPPLLLLDDVLAELDLKRQNYLLNAIGERVQTFVTTTHLGAFEADWLKSACIWRVCKGTLQEDS, encoded by the coding sequence ATGTTTGTCCACGCGCTCCAGTTGACCCAATTTCGGAACTATACGTCCCAGACCATAGCGATCACCGCCCCGAAGCTGATCCTGGTCGGAGACAATGCCCAGGGTAAATCCAATTTTTTGGAGGCCCTACAACTACTTGCGACGGGACGTAGTTCCCGAGCTAACCGCGACCGCGAACTGATCCAGCAGGGGGCCGAACAAGCGCGGATCATAGCTCAGATCGAGCGCCGGGAAGGAACTGTGGAACTGGAATTAATCTTGCGGGCCACCGGTCAGCGCACCGCCCGCCTCAATGGTGTGACCCAACCTCGGGTAGGTAGCTTGATCGGTCAGGTGAATACAGTCTTCTTTTCCAGTCTGGACCTGGATCTGGTCCGGGGCGGACCCCAGGAGCGCCGCGCCTGGATCGACGGTATTCTGGTGCAGTTGGAGCCTGTCTACGCCCAACTGAGCGAGCATTACCAGCAAGTCCTCCACCAGCGCAATGCCCTGCTCAAGCACCACCGTCTAGCCCCGGTCCCGCCCGACCAGTTGAGCCTCTGGGACGAACAGCTAGCGCGCGCGGGCACCCGCCTCATCCGTCGTCGTCGCCGCCTGCTCGAACGTCTGGCTCCTCTGGCTGACCATTGGCAAGCAGTAATTAGCGGCGGCAACGAACACCTCACGTTGCACTACCGCTCGCGGGTGCCTGCCCCCAACGACGATCCCGAGCAGATCGAGCAGGCTTTCCTGGAGCAGATTGCCCAGAAGAAACCAGTGGAACTCTATCAAGGAGCCTCCCTTGTCGGCCCACACCGCGATGAAGTCGAATTTTTGTTTGGAGAGACTCCGGCTCGCCTCTATGGTTCCCAGGGACAGCAGCGTACCTTGGTCCTCGCGCTGAAACTCGCCGAACTCCACCTCATCGAGCAAGTTATTGCCCAACCACCCCTGCTGCTGTTGGACGATGTACTCGCCGAGCTTGACCTCAAGCGCCAGAACTATCTACTCAATGCCATCGGGGAGCGCGTCCAAACTTTTGTCACTACCACTCATTTAGGGGCTTTCGAAGCAGATTGGCTCAAGTCAGCCTGTATCTGGCGAGTATGTAAAGGTACACTACAAGAAGACTCCTAA
- a CDS encoding DUF1997 domain-containing protein: MGELVLRSQQGGQTQAQGPLPDLNAFLRDYPRWVTPAFAPLKAVALGSGHYRVSLPTMGALGFIVTPELDIFLFQCDEGCHGIRGAQPTPNGVYTIDLAGEFLLTPALGAVEIRWLVNLAVTLNTPAFLDFLPAPVVERVGNQVLTTVSAAIGERFLDQLLTQYHVHHHS, translated from the coding sequence TTGGGCGAGCTGGTCCTGCGCAGTCAACAGGGTGGTCAGACGCAAGCACAAGGACCACTCCCAGACCTCAATGCATTTTTACGAGACTATCCGCGCTGGGTAACTCCTGCTTTTGCTCCACTCAAGGCAGTTGCGCTGGGCTCAGGGCACTACCGGGTGAGCTTGCCGACGATGGGGGCACTGGGCTTTATAGTCACCCCAGAACTGGATATCTTTTTGTTTCAGTGCGATGAAGGGTGTCACGGTATCCGAGGGGCTCAGCCCACGCCCAATGGCGTCTATACCATCGATCTCGCGGGTGAGTTTCTGCTCACGCCCGCCCTTGGAGCCGTTGAGATTCGCTGGCTGGTGAATCTGGCGGTCACCCTGAATACCCCTGCTTTTTTGGATTTTCTGCCTGCCCCTGTGGTCGAACGAGTCGGCAATCAGGTCTTGACTACGGTGAGTGCTGCTATCGGGGAGCGTTTCCTCGACCAATTACTCACCCAGTACCACGTGCACCATCACTCCTGA
- a CDS encoding UPF0158 family protein: protein MAASTPLPVDLDDLTLMMDLSAELEVSAYLDRQTGEILLDSPDTPLDIVPDEEAPEQAVQEFTARYLKLPIQSSQQGDQDMADFIETIQDEQLRERLRAVIHGRGAFSRFKDALSTHPEERARWFRFKDQHERERALQWLASHNIMATAP from the coding sequence ATGGCAGCTTCTACACCCTTGCCCGTAGACCTAGACGACCTCACCTTGATGATGGACTTGAGCGCAGAACTGGAAGTATCTGCCTATCTAGACCGGCAGACTGGTGAAATTCTGCTCGACAGCCCCGACACCCCACTGGATATTGTGCCGGACGAAGAAGCGCCAGAACAAGCCGTACAAGAATTTACCGCCCGCTATCTCAAGCTCCCTATCCAGAGTTCTCAACAGGGCGATCAGGACATGGCAGACTTCATTGAGACCATTCAGGACGAGCAGTTGCGGGAACGCTTACGCGCTGTGATCCACGGCAGGGGAGCTTTTAGCCGCTTCAAGGACGCATTGTCCACCCACCCGGAGGAACGCGCGCGTTGGTTCAGGTTCAAAGACCAGCACGAGCGTGAGCGGGCACTACAATGGCTGGCATCCCACAACATTATGGCTACCGCGCCTTAA